CAGCTGGATCCGGTTGGTGGCGCCGAAGCAGCTCTCCAGGTGGGCAACCCGGCGTCGGACGGTCCGCGCGCTGACGCCCAGCGCGCGGGCGATGGCCTCGTCCTTCATCCCGGCCGCGAGGTACTCCAGCATCTGCTGCGACGACCTGTCCGGCGTGCGTGCGGGTGCCGGTCCGAAGCCGGCGGCGCATT
This genomic stretch from Streptosporangiales bacterium harbors:
- a CDS encoding HTH domain-containing protein; protein product: MLEYLAAGMKDEAIARALGVSARTVRRRVAHLESCFGATNRIQLVARAATSGWVRV